DNA from Pajaroellobacter abortibovis:
GTCTCGCGACAGCAGAAAGGCGCGATTGGTAGAAAAAGAAAGAGAAAGATCCTGCCCGAATTCTTCGTTAAAGAATGAGGATATACCCGTTGAGGCGGAAGGGATTCCCTTGGGTGGGATAGTCAAAGAGCCGACCCAGCTTGATGTGAAATCGCTCGCTACCCACATGACCTGATGATCATAACAAGTGGGGTCCTCGTCCAGTGAAGGAGCTAACTCGAGATCGAATCCATCCAGCACCGTGATGGTAGGGTCAAAATGACAGCCTTGAATTGTCAGGAGGGAGATCTCCCCCATCCTTAAGAAAAAGCAAAGCATTGTACCCTGCCCCAGAGGGAACCATCTCATTTCGTTAGGAGTTTGTGTAGGAGAATATAGCCATCTTGCCTAAATGTGGTATGCGGAGACAACCAATGATGGGTACGTACACTTTTTCTTATTTCATAAATATATTATATTGGATTGTATTGATCAATGGAAATGCCTGTAAAGAGGAAGAGGTTTCTCAGTCTGTTCCTCCCTCTCTTTCTCCTTCTGCTATTCCGTTGAAGACGGGTGCGCACCTCTGTCTGTAGGAGAAAGGTGCCTCTCATTTGTCACAGGTGATACCTTATTTCCTCTGGATGTTGCTAGGTATTGTATCGATTCGAGCGAAGAAATTCGGGTCTATGGTGTGGGGGATCGCTATTCCATGGAACAAGTCTGCACCACTGCCTTTGATGGAGAGTGTGAGATCTACAGGTGGCTAGGCGTTCAAAAAGTGACCGCTCTTCGATACAAAGGGGGGACCAGTGCGATTGAGGTGTATCTCTCTGAATTTGCTTCTCCGGTTGGGACGTATGCGGTGTTTACCAAACGGAGGGTTGCTGGTGGGGAATCCTGCCGACAAAACTGTGCCGGAATCCTTAGAGTGGGGTGGAGAGTCTGTAATGGGTATGGGGCGCGCTTGTGTTTGGGAAGGCCCTTATCTCGTTGAAATGCAGTACATCACGAATAATGACGAGGAACCTCTAGAGGAATTGGTAAGCACAAGCTGGCAGGTTTTCTCTGAGCTGGCTAAGCGAGTCGGAGAGCAGTTGCCGGGTACGACCAATCCTCCCACTTCTGTGGCGGCTTTACCTTCTGCTGCTCACATTAGCATTAGAAGGAAGGGGGTTGAATACGTTCTTACGGATCCCTTGGGAATCCCCCTCTATAGGGGAGGGGCAACAGGGTTCTATCAGGAAGGCTCAAAGTGGTATCGGATGATCTCTTTAGTCCGCACTAAGGTAGCCAAGGCCAAGCAAATTATGGCTGTGTTGACTGCTCTCCCCACTGCCTCCAGGCTTTCTGGAATTGAGGACGAAGCTGTTCGCGTGATGCTAAAGAAGTATGGAAAGGAGCAGTTGCGCTATCTTTTTGCTCGTAAAGGAGTTCAAGTCTACAGCATTGGGGATAAAGAGTTGGTACAGAAGGGGGTGGTGGATTCCGCCGCCTCACAGGAGGTCAATCTCTCGGAGGAGGTGAAAATTGGCCTGCTCAAGCAATGGATGAGTGCTTCCCCAGGCGCTCGAAGCAAATCAAAGGTAAGCCCCGATTCTGGCGGCTCTGGGCGCTTTTCTCAATAAAGCTTCGGGTGATCGGGTCGTTGTACCCACTTGCAAGAGGTAATGTTGAATCATTGTGGTGATGATATCGCACAATCCGTCTCATCAGCGTATCCCGAATCCATTTCCCGACGAGGGAGGCAATACAAACGAGCAGATGATGCGTATCAGCGTCTTGTACAAAACGGAGGCGTCCGATGGACTGGATTTTATATTCACTGCAGGCTGAGTTCTCTTGCACGGTGTTGCACGGATATTGACTTAGCAGTTCGAAGTGATGGGGATAATGGCTCATTCCCCCTACTTTTCCACAAGTGATCGAGCAATTCTCCATCGGGTGGCAGGTTGCGGTATGGAGTACCAATTGTTCCATTGCGTGGAGATCCATCGCAAAACGTGATTTTTTCTCTTGATAGGCTTGATTGAGGCGTTTGGTGCAGAGGAGGACACTGCGCGCTTCTAGGACATCGATGCCCTGTTGAGACAGTTCATCGAGATCCTGCAATAGACGCTTGACCAGAGCCGATTCCGCTTCGAAGTGCTCGTCTTCTGCTCCCCAGCACTGAGCTTGGTGGAGGGGTGGACAGGGGACTCTGAGGTTTTCTCTTGGCTCAAGGGATATCTGATGAATTAAGTCATCTGGATTCAATGGCCTTTTCGAGGAGCGGAACGCAATGGCTCTAGCCCACGCCTCCCCCAGTGCTCTTTCATGGAAGGAAACTAGCTTCTTAGAGTCTCCTATTCTTCTTGCAAGGGAAGGAGAGGGAGCTGCTTCAGCAATGGTCAGGCCTTGACTGCACGTTTTTGCGCGGACACAGGTCACCACAAGAGGTCCTAAACGGGGGCCTAGCCCGTTCTCATCAATCCCCGCGACGATAAAAGTTCCTCGCTTCATAGAGCTGTTAACTTGGTTGACGTTGAAGCAATGCATGCTTATCTTTTGCTAGTACATTATCTTACAGAAGAGCATGTCCATTCTAGTTTTTCTCTTTCGTAAGATAAGTACGATGGAGTCTGACGAATCACGAGCATCAACATGGAGCTTGGGGTGAATAAAGCAACGCTCAAAAAATTTAAGGTTCTTTTAACCGAAAAACGGGATGAAATCCTGAAAAAAGCCAAGCAGACGCTTGAACAGGATATGACGCTTGATGTGGAAGATTTGTCCGATGAAATGGATTTGGCTTCAAGCGAGTATTTGCAGTCATTCACGTTTCGTCTACGCGGGCGTGAAAAAGGCCTTCTTGAAAAGATAGAACAAGCTCTGGAAAAGATAGAGAGCGGAGAATTTGGGCAATGCCAGTCCTGTGGGGAAGAGATCGCCATTAAGCGACTGGAGGCGAGACCTGAAACAGACCTCTGTATTCACTGCAAAGAGGAGCAGGAGCGGCTGGAGAAGAACTATACGTGATTGTCCTTAGGCGTGCACGCTCAAAGATTGCGGTCTTCTGGAATTCGGTCTGATGGAGGAGGATGCCTTCTTTGAGCAGCTTGCAGGGCGAGAGTCATGCGGGCAAAGTCTTGTACGGACAGCGTTTCTCCTCGGGAGTTAAGGGAGATGCCGCATGTTTCTGCGCTTTGGACAAGGATTTGCGGCTCAATCCATCCGGCCCACGCATTGCGGAGAGTTTTCCTCCTCTTTTCAAATGCTTTGTGAACAAGCCACTGGAAAAGAGAGGTTTCTTCTGTGATTCTGGGGCGTCGGGGGAGGAGGTGCACGAGTGTGCTTCTGACATTTGGGGAGGGGAAGAAGCAAGAAGGGGGGATATTTTGAATTCGGTGGATTGCAAAGGCATTGTGCACAAAGACGGTTAATGCGCCGTATGATTTGGCCCCTGGAGTTGCGAGGAGTCGATCGGCTACTTCCGATTGAAGCATGAAGACTGCTCGTGAGAGGTGTTCTACCTGCTCCGTGGCTCGGCGGAGCAACGAGCCGGTGATGAAGTAGGGTAAATTCCCTACTAGGATATGAGGGGAGGAAGGGGAGGAGACGGCGAAAAGGGAAGCAATGTCTAGTGTTTGAGCATCTGCTTCGTGGATAGAAAGTTGGTTTGCGCGGAGTGGTTCTTCAAACACGCTGTGGAGAATAGGGATCAGATCTCGATCGCGCTCAACTGCGCTAACACGTTGAGCACGTTCAAGGAGAAAAGATGTTAATGCGCCGACTCCTGCCCCCCACTCGATCACGTGCGCTTTTCCTCTTTCCTCTTCCAGGATGCTGACCTCAGCGATCGTACGGCCGATCGATTCAACGACAAGAAAGTTTTGACCAAACTTCTTTTTAGGGAAAATTCCAGCTTCTTGTAATAAAATACGGGAATTGAGCAAAGCGACCTAGTCTTGTTATTCCAGTGTTCCAGCGTTTTTTTCGTTGGTTCCGCAGCGCTCGAGCAAACCGGTCAAACTCCGGATCAGACGATCCATTCTTGAATCCAGCGTTGGGTGAGAAGGGGTCCCATCCTGCTTGAGTGCTTTTTCGACTTCGGTGATTTGCAGAAATGGGGGGATTGGCAGCCCCGCTCTCGGTCTGGTGCTGTTCAAAACAACAACAATTTTTAGCGGATTTGAGATCAGAGCACTCATTGCAGTGGGATGCGGAAAGAGGGGTGAGGCTGTAAGGAATTTCCAAACGTAAAACAAAGTTGTAGAAGTTGCATTGTTTTTTAATTCATCTGTTTAAAAAAATGCTGTGAAAGAGGGGTTCTATAGAGCTCGACAGCACTGTTTTAATAGCGTATCAAGTGGATTGAGATGGATATTTCTGCCAATTTGAAAAGTACATATCGAGTAAGGGTATGAACCGTTCTAGCTATCGCAACTTGATAAGAGCTATGTCCCTTTTTTGGCTTGGGTGTTATGGAGGAGGGGGAGGGGTTGATCCGCCTTCTGGCCTCTATTTTCCTGTCTCCATGGAAGTTTCTAGAGGGGGGAATGCCTTGTATGTGCTGAATTCCGACTTTGACCTGCGCTATAATGGTAGTACTCTTGAGAGCTTGAATCTCGCTCAAATCCGTCTCGATGCGGCCCGCGCGATCGCAAATCCACTGGATCCCTTGTTGCCCCGCTTATGGAAAATGGAGACCTCTGGGGGGGGTAACCCCTGTCCTCATCACCCACCCCTCTCAAAGCCTGGTCGCCCTGGCGAGCCCCAGTTGCCAGGGGATACATGCATTCCTCGGGTCAATGCAAGCCGATATGAGAAGGACACTGTCGTCTTGGGAGCATTGGGATCAGAAGTGCAGCTTAAGAGAGGCGAGACAGGGGGGGATCAGCTTTTTGTTCTCACACGAGGGGACATGGCATTGACATGGGTGAATGTCTCCAACGATCAGTCGTTGGCTGATGTAGATCCAATCCAAGCAGAGTCGTATCCCTCTTTCTTTTTCCGTTGTGATCAGGATGCAAAGAAACGCTGCAGTGGTACGCATCGAATTACGAGTGGGAGAGGGGGAGAGCGTTTAGTTGCAGACCTCACCATGCCAGCCGAGCCTTTCAGTATGGCGCAAAGTGTAGATGGCTCCATGATCGTCGTGGTCCACCAGTCTGAACCCAAAGCAAGCCTTTTTATAACAAGTGCGGATGGGAAAGCCCCCACCATCCAATTCGTCTTAGAAGGATTACCTCTTGGGGGCGTCGGAATTGCCGCTCTTTCTGATGGGTTTTTCCCAGAGAAGGGGTGTAGTCCATCATTTCTCCTGACGAGTCGGAGTGCTGCACTGGTTACGTTAGTTCGCGCGTATCGACCGGCATCGGCTGCTGCAAAGTCAGGTTATTTTTTGGTGAAGCGAGGACAAACCCCTTTGGTGGCGAATGCGGGGTGGATGGATTCGCGGGGGATTGCTGTCGATCCCACACTCCGGATCAGTTGTAAGCTTCGCGTAGCTCCTGTCGATTTAAAGATCAATCCCCCTCGGACTCAGGCTCAAGTAGACGAGGAGCAGGCGACTTGCCTGCGGTTGCCTGAACGGGTCTTTTTGATCAATCGCAGTCCCCCGTCTCTGCTGATCGGTGAGGTGGGAGATCGCACTGCCGATGCGCGTGGAAATCGCGTTCCTGAACAGTTGCGCATTGCTTCGAGCATCCCTTTACCAGCAGGGCCTTCTCGTGTTTATCTGGCACCCATTGTGGATACAGATGGACGCTATAGCCTTCGGGTTTTTATTATTTGTTTTGATGCCTCTCTTGTGATCATGTATGATCCTGATCGCAGGGCGATTGCCGACATCATTCAGGTGGAATCTGGACCTCATGCAATGGCTTTCGACCCATTTTCATGGGAAGATGTGGCGCGCCGCGCGGTAGTGCCAAAGGATGCGAGATGGTCATCCTTTGAGCTTCAACGCTATCAATTCGGTTATGTGGCAAGCTTTCGGAAGTCGTCTGTACAAGTGTTGGATCTTATGGCAGCTCACCCAACCACTTTTGGGAGACCTGTTCTGACATTAGGGGCAGCTGCCCCGTGAAGAAGCGATGGCTGCTCCGTATTTCTGTTTTGATTCGAATGGGGGTGGGGCTGATTGCGGCTTGTGGGGATCGGCAGCTTCCTCTCCAGCACAGTTCTATTGAACTTCCACAAGATGCTGCTTTCGTTTGCCTCAAGGTGTTCAAACCGGATCCAACATCTCCCGATCGCATGCTCCCTCAACTTCCTGAGCCAGTACCGCTGCCTCATTGCAGTGTCTCCAATGCTGCAGCTAATCTGGCTTATTCCCCTTATCAACTGTTTGCTCTGGTTATGCAGGGGAGCCGGAATGGGCTTGCAGTCGTCAATTTATCGACGGGGGTTATTGTCGATGTCAATCAGGCTTCGCCGGGAGTTCAGGCCGTCCCGATCGGAAATCAGCCAACGGGAATCGCGACCTCTCCAGATGGTCGATCGACTCTGGTCACGACAGCAGAGCCTGGGCGATATGCCCTTTGGGTAGTCGATAACGCGCGTATTTTGGGAGATTCGCAGGGGATTCGGCAAGACCCTCGCCCGGCCCCTCCCCTCTTGACAGAATGGATGGTGTGTGGCCTTCCTCAACCTCCGATGACGGTCCTTTCCGTCCCACGCGCTCCCTCTTCCTCTTCTTTCAGTGGGACTTACGATATCGCTGTTATCTTGCAATCGAATGAACGAGGCCAAGCGAAGGCTTTGATGATCGACCCGGATTCGCTCAAGCAAATCCCTCTTGGCCAGTACCTTCCGTGTCCTTTGGAGGGGGCCATTGAGTTGGCTGCGGATCTTCCCGAGAACTGGACAGCAGGCCCCTCTTGGCCTGATGGAATTCCGTACGCAAGTGGTGGGATCACGCTTGATCTTCCCCAGCCTCCCTCTGTATGTAGTGCAGGATGGGAATGGCAAACACCCCCTAACCCTTTTCCGAAGATAGGAGGTGCTTCTCCTCAGCCAAGAGGTGCAGCTTTTGCCGATCGGATCCTATATATTTCCGATGGTTCTTTCCCGCTCATTCACCGCATTGACCTTTCCAATCCAAAGCGACTAGTTGAGCTGCAGCCCCTTATCGTGACAAGTATGTCTTCTCCGGATCGACAGGTTTCTGTTGGGCCACTAGCAGTAAGCCCTATCACTTCTGACTACCGTCGCTATCTGTATGGGATTGAGAGTGATATCAATGGAAATATTTTGGTGTACGATATCACACAGCCAGATCGTTCCCCTCTTGTCCCTCTGACAAATCCCTATCCTGTGCTCAATCCGCTTCAATCTCCAGACAGGATCTCTTTTGAAGCCCCTGCTGTAGCTATCTCTTTTGTTAGCCATGATGTCCCTGTGACCAAAAATTGGGACGGGACGGGACGGATGGG
Protein-coding regions in this window:
- a CDS encoding DUF6599 family protein, giving the protein MEQVCTTAFDGECEIYRWLGVQKVTALRYKGGTSAIEVYLSEFASPVGTYAVFTKRRVAGGESCRQNCAGILRVGWRVCNGYGARLCLGRPLSR
- a CDS encoding TraR/DksA family transcriptional regulator; protein product: MNKATLKKFKVLLTEKRDEILKKAKQTLEQDMTLDVEDLSDEMDLASSEYLQSFTFRLRGREKGLLEKIEQALEKIESGEFGQCQSCGEEIAIKRLEARPETDLCIHCKEEQERLEKNYT
- the rsmA gene encoding 16S rRNA (adenine(1518)-N(6)/adenine(1519)-N(6))-dimethyltransferase RsmA, producing the protein MLNSRILLQEAGIFPKKKFGQNFLVVESIGRTIAEVSILEEERGKAHVIEWGAGVGALTSFLLERAQRVSAVERDRDLIPILHSVFEEPLRANQLSIHEADAQTLDIASLFAVSSPSSPHILVGNLPYFITGSLLRRATEQVEHLSRAVFMLQSEVADRLLATPGAKSYGALTVFVHNAFAIHRIQNIPPSCFFPSPNVRSTLVHLLPRRPRITEETSLFQWLVHKAFEKRRKTLRNAWAGWIEPQILVQSAETCGISLNSRGETLSVQDFARMTLALQAAQRRHPPPSDRIPEDRNL
- a CDS encoding YncE family protein; this translates as MSLFWLGCYGGGGGVDPPSGLYFPVSMEVSRGGNALYVLNSDFDLRYNGSTLESLNLAQIRLDAARAIANPLDPLLPRLWKMETSGGGNPCPHHPPLSKPGRPGEPQLPGDTCIPRVNASRYEKDTVVLGALGSEVQLKRGETGGDQLFVLTRGDMALTWVNVSNDQSLADVDPIQAESYPSFFFRCDQDAKKRCSGTHRITSGRGGERLVADLTMPAEPFSMAQSVDGSMIVVVHQSEPKASLFITSADGKAPTIQFVLEGLPLGGVGIAALSDGFFPEKGCSPSFLLTSRSAALVTLVRAYRPASAAAKSGYFLVKRGQTPLVANAGWMDSRGIAVDPTLRISCKLRVAPVDLKINPPRTQAQVDEEQATCLRLPERVFLINRSPPSLLIGEVGDRTADARGNRVPEQLRIASSIPLPAGPSRVYLAPIVDTDGRYSLRVFIICFDASLVIMYDPDRRAIADIIQVESGPHAMAFDPFSWEDVARRAVVPKDARWSSFELQRYQFGYVASFRKSSVQVLDLMAAHPTTFGRPVLTLGAAAP